Part of the Qipengyuania sp. SS22 genome, AGCGTCTTGCCGCGGCGGCTGGTCATTGCACAATGGACTGTTACGCGCTCCTGGCCATGCGCGCCGCGCGCCTTGGCGAAACCGTCGATGACCGCTTGTTCGTCGGTGATATCGACATGCGCGAAGGTGCCGCCGATGGCCCTGGCATGCGCTTCGCCGGCTTCGTCATTCACGTCGAAGATCGTCACCTTGAGCCCCGCATCGGCCAGCGCCTGCGCGCTCGCCTTGCCCAGACCCGATGCCCCGCCGGTGACGACGGCAGCCATGCCCTGTTCCAGTTTCACTCTTGCTCTCCCCTCTATGTTTCCCTTGCGCCCGTGCTATCGCAAGCGGCCGGGTAGAGGAAGGGGAGCCGAGACTGCCATGACATCGCTGCTGTTTGCCATGGTCGCCAGCTTCCTGACCGCGACGGGAGCGCGCGACCAATTGCTCGTCGCGCGGCTGGCGGGCGTGCTGGGCGCGTCCACCCCATTGCTCGTCGTGGCGCTGGCCAGTTCGGCCGTCACTGCGGGTATCGCGGCATGGGCGGGGGCCTGGCTGGCCGAGACCATGTCGGAAGATGCGGCGACCATGTTCGTCGCCATCGCCCTGCTGCTCGCGGCGGCCGAATGCGCGTGGCCCAATCGCGAAAAGACGCCGAGGGAACCGACCCGCTCGCTCGGCGCGATCGCGATCGTGCTCTTCGCGCGGCAATTGACCGATGCCTCGCGTTTCCTTGTCGCGGCTTTCGCGGTGGTCTTCGCCTACTGGCCGCTCGCGGGGCTGGGCGGGGCGCTGGGCGGCGGCGGCGCAGTGGCGGTGGGCTGGACGCTCGGATTGGCGCTGGAGGAAAGGCTCCCGCTGCGCGCAATCAGGATCGCGCTGGCGTTGATCCTGTTTATCCTTGCCGCAGTTACGGGACTGAGCGCACGCGGCATTATCGGATAAACCGATCACTGAGACCGCCCATAATCGAGAAACCCAAGCCGAAGTTTCGCGTTAGTCTGGTGAATTCCATATTTACGAAGGGGCAAATCATAATGGCAGAAGTTGGCGATAATTCGAAAGCCGGTCTCGTGAGCGCGCTCAATGGCGCGCTGGCCGATACCGTGGCACTCTATTTCAAGACCAAGAACTTCCACTGGCATGTGGCAGGGCCGCGTTTTCGCGACCTTCACGTCCTGTTCGACGAACAGGCTGCCCAGCTGGTCGGCACGGTCGACGATCTCGGCGAGCGCGTGCGCAAGAACGACGAATACACGCTCACCTCGATCGGCAGTGTGACGAAGAACACCCGGATCAAGGATCAGGACGATGTCACGCTCTCGGCCGACGCGATGGTCAAGGAACTGCGCGATGACAACAAGACGCTCCACAAGCGCCTCGGCGAAGTGAAGGAGGCGGCCGAAGAAGCGGGCGATAACGCCACCAGCGGCGTGGTCGACGACTGGATCGACGAATGCGAGGAGCGCATCTGGTTCCTCAACCAGACCAGTAAGTAGGCAACCCGCACCATACAGGTACACTGGCCGCCTTTCCCCTTGGGGAAGGGCGGCCTTGGTGTATCAGGGATGCATGGAAAATGTGACCATCGTCGAGGGCTGCAATGATGCGGCCATAGCCGACTGGCTGGCAACACGGCTGGGCGAGGCGCTGAGCGCGAGCGCCGGACCGGTAACGATCACCGTGCCGGGCGGTTCGACCCCGTTCCCGATTATCGAAGCGTTGCTGACGCACGATCTCGACTGGACCCGGCTGGTCGTCTGGCCAGGCGACGACCGGGTGGTGCCCGAAGATCATGCTGCATCGAACACCGGCCGGTTGCGCGACCTCTTCGAACCTGCGGGGGCCGAAGTGGTCACGCTGACCGAAATGGAAGCGGTGCCGCCGTTCGCGCTGGCCTGGCTCGGCATGGGCACCGACGGCCATATCGCCTCGCTCTTCCCCAATACCGATCCGCAGGTCGACGATCCGCGCCGGATCGTGCGCCTGACCCCCGATCCGCTGCCACCCGAGGCGCCCTTCGACCGGATCAGCCTGACCATGCCTGCGCTGCTCGACAGCGCGGCATTGCTGTTCGTCATCCGCGGTGACCGAAAGCGTGCCATTTTCGAACAAGCCCTTGTGGGCAAACATGATTTCCCGGTTGCGCGTCTGCTGGGCGCAGCTAAACAGCCGGTCACATGCTTCACCTGATACCCAAGCCGCTGCATCGGTTGGTACTCCGTCTGGCCCACCGATTGCGCCATCACTGGCGCAAGGCCAGCGGCCGGACGGGTGCGGGGGTGAGCGTGATCGCGCGCGACCTCGGCGGTCAGATTTTGCTGGTGCGTCACAGCTACGGTCCGCCGGGCTGGTTCCTGCCCGGCGGCGGGATCGGGCGCCGCGAAACTCCCGAACAGGCCGCCCATCGCGAAATCCGCGAGGAAATCAGTTGCACCGTCGAAGGGCTGAAACTGCTGGGGGTGATCGAGGAAGAACTCTCGGGCGCTCCGCAGAGCGCACATATCTTTGCCGGTGTGGTCGATGCGATGCCGCGGGTGGACGGGCGCGAAGTGGTGGAAGCGCGGTTTTTCCCGATCCATTCGCTGCCCGAACCGCTCAGCGCGCGCACCGCGGCGCGGCTTGCACTGTGGCAGAACCGCAAGAACTGACCTGCGGATTCGGCTCGGGTCCTAGAGAAGCGATAGCTGCGCGTCGGGGCGCTGGTCCTCGTCATCGCCCTCGCGTTCGAGCTTCGACAGCGTCAGCCCCATCAGCCGGATCGGCATGGGCAGCGGCAGCACCTCTTCGAGCAGCGCGCGGCCGATCGCGGCGAATTCGGCCTTGCTGGCGATCGGCTGGTCGAGAGTTTTCGCGCGGCTGAAAATCTGGAAATCGCTGTATTTCATCTTGAGCGTGACCGTGCGGCCGCGGGCTTCGGCACGCTCGATATAGCCCCAGACGATATCGATAATGTCTTCCATCGTCTCGCGCAGTTCTGCACCTGCGGACAAATCGCGGCTGAAGGTCCGTTCGCCGCCGACCGATTTGCGGATACGGCTCGAGCGGACCGGGCGCAGGTCGATCCCGCGTGCGGCGCGGTAGAGATAGTCCGCAAAACTGCCGAAATGCGCGCGCAGCCACTCGATCTCCCTGGCCGCGATATCGCCGCCCGTCTCGATCCCCAGCCGCGCCATCTTTTCCGCGCCCTTGGGGCCGACCCCGTGGAACCGGCGGATCGGCAGTTCGGCAACGAAGGCCGCGCCTTGCCCGGGGCGAATGACGCAGAGCCCGTCGGGCTTGTTCTGGTCGCTGGCGATCTTGGCGAGAAACTTGTTGTAGCTCACCCCCGCGCTTGCGGTCAGCCGCGTCGTGGCGCGGATTTCCTGCCGGATCAGCTCGGCAATCCGCGTGGCGCTACCGATACCGAGCTTGTCCTCGGTCACATCGAGATAGGCTTCGTCGAGGCTCAGCGGTTCGACCAGTTCGGTATGGTGGCGGAAGATCGCGCGGATTTGCTGGCTGACCGCGCGATAGACGTCGAAGCGGCTCTTGCAGAAGATCAGGTCGGGACACAGCCGCTTTGCGGTGACCGAGGGCATGGCGCTACGCACGCCGAACCGCCGCGCTTCGTAACTGGCGGCGGCGACCACGCCGCGCCCGCTCGACCCGCCCACCGCCACCGGCTTGCCGCGCAGTTCGGGATTGTCGCGCTGTTCGACGCTGGCGAAAAATGCATCCATATCGACATGGATGATCTTCCGCAGCCCATCGGCTTCGCCTGCCTCCTCCGTGTCTTTCGCGTCACTCATGATGGACCCCAGATAGGACTGTGGGTTGCAAAGCGGAACCTTGTCCGTCACCTGCCATTTGGTGCAGATGCGAAACGAACCCCTTGCCGGCGGCGAGCGCCCGATAGCCCAAGCCGCCCATGGGCGACGGATCGGCGAGCGCGAGCTCATCTGGATGATGGCCCTGCTGATGGCGTGCAACGCCTTTGGCATCGACGCAATCCTGCCCGCGCTCGACGAATTGGCGATCACGCTGGGCGCGGCGGGGAACGACCGGCAATTCGTGGTCGCGGTCTATCTGCTCGCCGCGGGGATCGGCACGCTGGTCCCCGGCGCCTTTGCCGATCGCTATGGCCGGCGGCCGGTGCTGTTCACTGCGCTGGCTTTCTACATCGTCCTGTCGCTCGCTTGCGCGGCGGCGACCAGTTTCTCGCAATTGATCGTGCTGCGCGCGCTGCAGGGGTTCTTTGCCGCAGGCATAATCGCGCTGCCCCCGGCGATCATCCGCGACCGCGTGGGCGGCGACAAGATGGCACGGATGATGAGCCTTATCTTCGTGATCTTCCTGCTGGTGCCCGCCGTGGCACCCAGCATCGGGCAGGGCGTCCTGCTGCTCCTGGGCGACTGGCGGTGGATCTTCGTGGCGATGGCGGTGCTGGGCGTGGCGATGACCGCCTGGGTCTATGTCCGCCTGCCCGAAACGCTGCACGAGGCCGACAAGCAAGCAATCGACATCGCGGTCATCGCCAACAACATGCGCAGCGCGGTGACCTTGCGCTCGACGATCGGCTATACGCTGGCCAGCGCGCTGGTGTTCGGCGGGCTGTTCGGCTTCATCAATTCCTCGCAGCAGCTGATCGGCGAGGCGTTTGGCGCTGGGGACATGTTCCCGCTGCTGTTCGCGATCTGCGCCGGCTGCATGGCGCTCGCCAACTGGTCCAACAGCCGGATCGTCGAACGCGTCGGTGCGCGGCGGGTGAGCCATACCGCGCTGTTCCTGTTCATCATCATCGCCGGGCTGCAGCTGTGGTTCGCCATCCAGCCGAACGAAAGCCTGTGGACCTTCCTCCCGCTGATGGCGGCGAATATGAGCCTGCTTGGCTTTATCGGCGCGAACTTCGGGTCGATTGCGATGCAGCCCTTTCGCCACATCGCGGGTGCCGCATCGAGCGCGCAAAGTTTCCTGCGGATGACCACCGGCGCGCTGCTCGGCGCCGGCGTGGGCTATGCCTATGACGGCACCGCGCGCCCGCTGGCGCTGGCGCTGCTGGTAACGGCGCTCGCTAGCCTGCTGCTGGTGCTTTATTCGGAGCGCGGCGTGCTGTTCGGCCCGCCCGAACCCGATATGGACGAAGACTAGGCTTCGCTTTCCAGCCTGCGCCAGGCAAGCTCGGCATATTCACACAGCAACGGGCGGGTGTCGCGCGGGTCGATGATGTCCTCGACATTGAAGCGTTCGGCGCTGCGGAAGGGCGAGGTTACCTGGTCCAGCCGCGCGCGGATCGCGGCGAGTTCGGCTTCCGGGTCCTCGGCGGCTTCGAGATCGGACTTGTAGGCCACTTCCAATCCGCCCGCGATGGGCAGGCTGCCCCAGTCGCCCGACGGCCAGCAGAAGCGGTACTGGTAGGTCTCGGCATTCGACATGGCGCTGCCGGCAATACCATAGGCGCGGCGCAGCACGACCGAGGCGAGCGGGACGCTGGCCTTGTAGACCGCGTTCATCGCCTGCACCCCGTAGCGGATCGTCCCTGCCATTTCCGCTTCGCGCCCGATCATGAAACCGGGATTGTCGACCAGATGGACGATCGGAAGGCGGAACTGGTCGGCCAGCTTGATGAAGCGTTCGACCTTCTCGCTCGATTTTGCATCCCACGACCCGCCGAGATAGGACGGGTCGCTGGCAAGCACCGCCACCGGCCAGCCGTCGAGCCGGGCCAGCGCGGTGATGCAGGCGCGGCCCCACATGCGGCCGATTTCGAACACGGTGCCCTGGTCGAACACCATCTCCATGCAGCGACGCATCGAATAGACCGCCTTGGGATCGCGCGGGACGAGACTCAGCAAATCCTCCTCGCGCCGATGGACCGGATCGGTGCAGTTGGACCGGCGCGCGAGCTGGCCGACATGTTCGGGCATGAAGGCGAGGAAATGACGAGCGCGCGCGAAGGCCTCTGCCTCGCTGGCAACCTCGTCGTCGACCACGCCATTGCGCGTATGGATGCCGCTGCCACCGAGGTCTTCCTTGGCCTGCTGGTGGTCGGTCGACCCCTTGTAGCTTTCGCCCAGTCCGTCGACCACTGCCGGGCCGGCCGCGAAGATCTGGCTCAGGCCTTTGACCATGACCGAATAATGGCTGGCGACCACACGCGCCGCACCGAGGCCTGCAGTGGGGCCAAGCGCGAGCGCGACCACCGGGATTGTATCGAGATTGGTTACCACGTCGCCCCAGCCGGGGACCGCGGGAATGTATGTCGCGCCGATCTGTTCGAGCGTCTTGACGCTGCCGCCGCCGCCGGTGCCGTCGATCATGCGGATGATCGGCAGCTTGAGCTCGTGCGCCATCTTCTCCGCCTGGACCATCTTGCGGCTGATCCCGGCATCCGCCGCGCCGCCGCGAATGGTGAAATCATCCGCCGTGGCGACGACCGGGCGGCCGTTTACGAGCGCCTTGCCGAACAGGAAGGGGGCAGGCAGGACGCTCTCGAGATTGCCGTCTTCGTCGTAGCTGCCCTTGCCCGCGATCTTGCCGATCTCGCGGAAGGTGCCGTCATCACAGAGCGCGGCGAGCCGGGCGCGGGCATCCATCTTGCCGCGGCCATGCTGGCGGGCAACCTTGTCGGGCCCGCCCATTTCCTCGGCCAGCGCTTCACGTCGGCGCAGTTCCTCGAGTTCTTTTTCCCAGGTCATCCCCACCCCATAAGCAAACCGTCATCCCAGCGAAAGCTGGGAACGCTTTCCACCGGGCACGACTTCGATGGCGATCCCAGCTTTCGCTGGGATGACGGCTATTCCTCGGTCGGCACTACCACGCACAGCACCGCCTCGACCTGCACCTGCCCGCCTTCGTTGGCGGCGAGTTCGGTCACGGTCCCATCGAACGGCGCGGTAAGCGCGTGTTCCATCTTCATTGCTTCGAGCACTATCAGGCGCTGGCCGGCGGTGACCGCATCGCCCTCGGCCACATCGACCGCGATGACCTTGCCCGGCATGGGGGCGAGGATCGCCCCGTCGCCAGCTGCAGCGGCCCCGCTGCCGCGGCTTTCGAGCGCGAATTCGAAACTCTGGCCGTCCGCAAAGACCACGGTCCGCGCATCTTCGACGAAGCCGGTCGCATGCGCGGCATCGCGCTCGCCGGTCACGGCAATGGTCCGGCTTTCGCCCTTGTAGCACAGCGTGGTGGCAACGCGCGGCGCGGCATTGAGGCGAAATCCGATCGCCGCCGGAGCGGTTTCTTCCAGCGCATCGAGCAAGGTAAAATCGGCTGCGGCCTGCCAGATCGCATCATCGGGTGCGTCGTCGCCGACCAGCCGGTCGAGCTTGCGTTCGATAAAGCCGGTGTCGAGTTCGGCCTCGACGAAATCGTCTTCGAGCAGCGCGTTGGCAAGGAAGGCGGCGTTGGTCTTGACCGGCCACACTTCGACGCTCTCGGCAATGTCGGCCAGTGTCTCGATCGCCCTGTCGCGCGTCTCTTCCCACACCACCAGCTTGGCCACCATCGGATCGTAATGCGGAGAAATCATATCGCCCTCGGCGACACCCGTTTCGATCCGTCCCGTGCTGCCGAGGTCGAAATGGTCGAGCGGGCCGGTCGAAGGGAGAAAGCCGCTGGCCGGATCCTCCGCATAGAGCCGCGCTTCAATGGCGTGGCCGTCTATGCGCAGATCTTCCTGCTTCAGCGGGATCGGCTCGCCGCTGGCGACGCGCAGCTGCCACTCCACAAGATCCACCCCGGTGATCTCTTCGGTCACCGGATGCTCCACCTGCAGGCGAGTGTTCATCTCCATGAAGAAGATGCGGTCGGCGCGCAGGCCTTCGCTGGCGTCGGCGATGAATTCGATCGTGCCCGCGCCCTCGTAATCGACCGCCTTGGCCGCGCGCACGGCGGCGGCGCAGATTTCCTCGCGCGTGCCAGCGTCCATGCCGGGGGAGGGGGCTTCCTCGATCACCTTCTGGTGGCGGCGCTGCAATGAACAGTCGCGTTCGAACAGGTGGACGACATTGCCGTGGCTGTCGCCGAACACCTGCACCTCGATATGACGCGGCGAGGTGATCCACTTCTCCAGCAGCACTTCGTCATTGGAGAAGCTGGCCTTCGCCTCGCGGCGGCAGCTTTCGAGCGCGGCTTCGAAATCCTTGGGCGCGTCGACCTTGCGCATCCCTTTGCCGCCGCCGCCTGCGACGGCCTTGATCAGCACGGGATAGCCGATCGCGTCGGCTTCGGACTTGAGGCGCGCGACCGATTGGTCTTCGCCTTCATAGCCCGGCGTTACGGGAACGCCCGCTGCGCGCATCAGCTTCTTGGCGGCATCCTTCAGCCCCATCGCCTCGATGCTCGACGGCTTGGGGCCGACCCAGATCAGCCCCGCGTCGATCACGGCCTGCGCAAAGGCAGCGTTCTCGGACAGGAAGCCGTAGCCCGGGTGGATAGCATCCGCACCGGTCTGCTTGGCCGCGGCGATGATCTTGTCGCCGACGAGATAGCTTTCGGCGGCGGGCGAGGGGCCGATATGCACTGCCTCGTCGGCTTGCCGGACATGCAGCGCCCTGGCGTCGGCGTCCGAATAGACCGCGACCGTCGCCACGCCCATGGCGCGCGCGGTGCGGATGATGCGGCAGGCAATTTCGCCGCGATTGGCGATAAGGAGCTTTTGGATCATGGCGGTGCCGCTAACCCATTTCCAGGGTCTTTGCGAGGGGTTGGCGAAGCGATCTGCCGCGCCGGGTATCGGCTGAACTCGGGAAGCCATCTCGAGCGGCCCCGAATCCAAATCGCGGGTGCCTACCAGCCGGCCACCGGCTTGAAATCGTGGCGCGACCAGATGATCGGCTCCTGCGGCTGGGCCGGGCGGTTCCAGATCGCCTCGAAGAAGGCAGCGAACATATGCCACACCTTCTCCAACCCGTTCACCCGGGTTCGCGTGTCCCAGGCCAACTGCCCGCGATCAAGAACCTTGCGCCCGATCGCGCCATAGATCCGTGCTGCGGCCAATACCGCCCAGCGCTGGCGGAAGCGCAGGCGCTTGGCACCCAGCTTGGCCGCTGCCTCGTGCTTTTCCATCAACGCGATCAGGCGCGGCATCAGGCTGGCGAGCTTGAAACGGTTTTCGGGCAGCGCGTGTTCGCCCGCCTGCCAGCCCATCGTATCGAGCCAGGTCCGCGGCAGGTAACAGCGCCCGGCCTCGGCATCCTCGACGATATCGCGCGCGATATTGGCCATCTGGAATGCCAGCCCGAGGTCGCAGGCGCGATCGAGCGTGTCGCCATCGTCCGGGTGCACCCCCATGATCCGCGCCATCATGATTCCTACCGCGCCCGCGACGTGATAGCAGTAGCGCAGCATGTCGGCTTCGGTGGTGGGGCTCCAGCGCGCGGCGTCGAGCGCAAACCCGGCGATCACGTCGTTGGCCTCGGCCAGCGTCAGCCCGCATTCGTCGGCGACAAGGCCGAAAGCGTCGAAGGCGGCATCGGCGGTCGGCTGTTCCTCGAAGGCCCGCTTGGTGAGGACGCGCAGCGCCTGCACCCGGTCCTCGGCATCTTTCAGATTGCCCTGGTCGCCCAGCGGGCCGCCCTTGTCCTGATTGTCGGCAATGTCGTCGCAGCGGCGGCACCAGGCGTAGAGCAGCCAGCTGCGCTCGCGCGTGGCGCGGTCGAACAGCTTCGAGGCAGCGGCGAAGCTGTGCGAGCCCTGCTCGATCGACTCGAGCGATTTGTCGACCAGTACCGCGCGATCGCGGCCACCCCCGGCGCGGGCCGGGGTGGCGCGCAAATAGCGCGACTGGACGAGGGTGCGCGGCTTGCTCAGAGGTCGTCGGCCTTCATCTGGAAGATCGGGGTGTGCGGTTCATAGGCTGCCATCCGGTCCAGCAGCCCGGCAAGCGTGGTGTCATGCACCAGGATCTTCTGATGCACCGGACGCACAAAGCCGACCTGCGCCATCTTGCTGTTGAAGGCGATCAGTTCGTCGTAAAAGCCGAAGGCGTTGAGCAGACCGACCGGATTGCCGTGATAGCCCAATTGCGCCCAGCTCATCGCTTCCCACAATTCGTCCATCGTGCCGACCCCGCCGGGAATGGTGACGAAACCGTCGCTGAGATCGGTGAAACGCTGCTTGCGTTCGTGCATGCCGCCGACGGTGTAGAGCTCGGTACAATCGTGATTGGCGACTTCGCTATTGGCCAGTGCATCGGGGATCACGCCAATCACTTCGCCGCCCGCTTCCAGCGCGCCGCGCGCGGTCGCGCCCATCAGGCCGAGGCGTCCGCCGCCATAGACCACGCCGATGCCGCGCTCGGCCAGTCCGCGCCCGACATCATACGCCAGCTGGATATAGCGCGGGTCGCCGGGCGAGGCGGAGCCGCAATAGACGGCGATACGGTTCAGTTTGCGGCTCATTCCGCGAGATCCTCCAGCATCAGTCCGGCAGTCGCCTTGGCGCTGCCCACGACGCCGGGAATCCCGGCGCCGGGATGAGTCCCTGCCCCGACGAGGTAGAAATTGTCCAGCACATCATCGCGATTGTGCCCGCGGAAATAGGCGCTCTGCGTCAGCACCGGCTCGAGACTGAAGGCGCTGCCCATATGCGCGTTCAGATCCATCGCGAAATCGCGCGGTGCGTAGTGGAACTTGGTGACGATCCGCGCCTGGAGATCGGGGATCAGTCGGCGTTCGAGTTCATCCAGGATGCGCTTCTCGAGCAGCGGGCCCATTTCCTCCCAATCGACCGCCAGCTTGCCCATATGCGCGACCGGGACCAGCGCGTAGAACGTGCTCATCCCCTCGGGCGCCATGGTCGGATCGGTCACCGTGGGATGGTGCAGGTAGATCGAGAAATCCTGCGGCAGCACGCCGTGATCGTAAATATCCTCGAGCAGGCCCTTATAGCGCGGCCCGAACAGGATCATGTGGTGCGGGATACCCGGCCAGCTGCCCTCGATCCCGAAATGGACCACGAACAGGCTCGGGCTGTAGCTCTTGCGCGACAGGCTGCGGGCATAATCCGCGCCGCGCTTGGATCCGGCGAGCAGGTCCTTGTAGCTGTGCATGATATCGGCATTGCTGGCCACGGCATCGAAGCGTTCGCGCCAGCCCGAGTGCGTTTCGACCTCGCTCACCTGCTTGCCCAGCGTGTGGATTTGGACCACCGGATCATGCATCCGCACGGTCCCGCCGAGCCGTTCGAAATGGCGCACCATGCCCGCGATCAGGCGATTGGTGCCGCCCTTGGCCCACCACACGCCGCCATCCATTTCGAGCTTGTGGATCAGCGCATAGATGCTGCTGGTCTTCATCGGGTTGCCGCCCACCAGCAGCGTGTGGAAGCTCAGCGCCTCGCGCAGCTTCTCATTGTCGACGAAGCTCGATACCATCGAATAGACGCTGCGCCAGGCCTGCTGCTTGGCCAGTGCGGGCGCCGCCTTGAGCATCGACTTGAAATCGAGGAAGGGCACATGGCCCAGCTTGACATAGCCTTCTTCGTAAACCGCCGCGGAATATTCGAGGAAGCGCTGGTAGCCCGCGACATCGGACGGGTTGAGCTGCGCGATTTCGCGGAACAGCTGTTCCTCGTCGTTCGAATAATCGAACTGCGTCCCGTCGGGCCAGGCGAGCCGGTAGAACGGCATCACCGGCATCAGTTCGACATCCTCGGCAATGTCGTGCCCCGACAGCGCCCACAATTCCTTGAGGCAGTCGGGATCGGTGATGACCGTCGGACCCGCATCGAAGGTGAAGCCGTCGCGTTCCCAGAAATAGGCGCGCCCGCCCGGCTGGTCGCGCGCTTCGACCACGGTGGTCTGGATACCGGCGGATTGCAGCCGGATCGCCAGCGCCAACCCGCCAAAGCCCGCACCGATGACGCAGGCGGTGCGGCCGGTGGCAACGGGCTCGCGCGGTTCGACGGGATCGCTGGTGGAGAGGGGGGTGACGGTGTCGGGGGTCATGGAGATCTTTCATGGACGAGCGGCCTGCCCTTGCCAAGCAGCGCCCGGATGGCAGCGAATACAGGTACGGGCGGTTTGCCCGAGAGGATGCGCAGCTTGTCGAGGCGCGTCGTGCGCCCCGCATAGAAGCGTTCGACCAGCGGTTCGCGCAGGCGATAGAAGCGCTCGAACACGCGATAGCGTTCCTCGGGCCGCGCCGCATCGAACAGCATCCGGCCAAGGCTGCGGTAAAAACGCATCGCGCGCCAGTGATCGCGCGCGCGCTTGTCGAACAATGCGGCAAGCTGTTCGCCCGGCAGCCGCGCCTCGCGCGCCAGCGCCAGCGCATTGGCGACCGCGAAGGGCAGGGTATAGCTGGTCAGCGGATGGACGAAGCCGCCACGCGCGCCAGCGCGCACCACGCCCGGCGGACCCAGATCGCGGCGATAGGCGGCAAAATCGCCCCCGGTAATGACCGGCAGCACGCCGGTCTCGCCGCCGAGGATGTCGCCGTGCCAGCCCGCCCTTTCGCAATAGCGGTCGATCCGGCCCGACAGCGCATTGCGATCGAGCACGGGCTCGTCGGCGTAATAGGTATCCTCGACGAACAGCTCCTCTGCCCCCAGCGGCAGGCTGTAGACGAAGCGGTAGGCGCCGTGTTGCCGGACATGGGCATCCATCACGATCGGGCGGGTGACATCATGCGGCATGGAGGTGCGCAGATGGCGACCCATGAACACCTGCCAGCCGCCGCGCAGATGCGGCGAAGGCTCGAAGTCGCGGCAATCGACCACCACCCGCGCAGGAATGTGCTCGCCATCCTCCAGCGTGACCCCATCGGGGGCAAGCCGGGTGACGCTGGCCTGCGTGCGGATTGCGTCCTGCGGCAGTTCGCGGCGCAGCGCAGCGTCGAAATCGTGGCTGGCGAGCGAGCGATAGGTCGATGACAGGCGCCGCTCATGGCCGGGGAAGCGCACCGTGTAGCCCGCATCCCATTCGGTTTTGCGAAATTCAGCAAGCAACGCGGTGCCATCCGCGTCGAGATCGCTGGTGAACCAGCTCCAGCGGTGGTTGCCACCAAGCGTGTCCTTCGCCTCGAACAGCGCGATGAGCATATGCGGATGCGCGCGATGGACCGCCAGCGCGGCCAGCCCGCCAGCCAGCCCGCCGCCGACGATAGCCAGATCGATCATGCGCCCGCTCATTGACGCAGGACTTAGGGGTGAAGCGCACATGCGGCAAACGGTTTGGTACAAGCGACGGGAACGTGGCACTGTGACGATAGTTGGACGACAATTAGATTTACCGAGGGATCCATCATGAAGTCACTGTTCGCCGCAACCGGTTCGCTTGCGCTTATCTGCGCGACACCTGCGCTCGCCCAGAATGTCGAGGCACTGCCCGAGGGCGGCGAAGATGTCGTTTACGACGACACCTGGATCTCGATCGGCGCCGGAGCCGTCTATTCCCCCAGCTACGACGGGTCGGACGATTACGTCGTGTCGGCAATTCCCATCATCCAGGGCAAGATCGGCGGCGTCCGCATCAGCCCGCGCCCCGGCGGCGCAGCGCTCGATTTCGTCAATGACGATAGCGACGGCGCGAAAATTTCCGCGGGCGTGGCGGCCAAGCTGAACCGCAACCGGGCCTCGCAGATCGAGGACGAGGTCGTGCTGTCCTACGGCGAACTCGACACGGCCTTCGAAGTCGGCCCCACGATCGGCGTCAGCCTGCCGGGCGTGCTCAACCCCTACGACAGCCTCAGCTTCAACATCGACACGTTGTGGGATGTTGCCGGGGCGCATGACGGCATGACCGTCAATCCCAGCGTCACCTACTTCACCCCGGTCAGCCGCGGTGCGGCGATTTCGCTCTCGGTCAGCGGCACCTATGTCGACGACGATTATGCCGAATACTACTATTCGGTCCCTGCTGGCGGCGCGCTGCCAGCCTTCCAGGCCGATGGCGGCTGGAACAGCGTCGGCGTGAACCTGTTGACCGGCATCGATCTCGATGGCGATTTGACCAATGGCGGTCTCGCCCTCATCGCGCTGGGCGGTTATTCGCGCCAGC contains:
- the crtY gene encoding lycopene beta-cyclase CrtY, which translates into the protein MIDLAIVGGGLAGGLAALAVHRAHPHMLIALFEAKDTLGGNHRWSWFTSDLDADGTALLAEFRKTEWDAGYTVRFPGHERRLSSTYRSLASHDFDAALRRELPQDAIRTQASVTRLAPDGVTLEDGEHIPARVVVDCRDFEPSPHLRGGWQVFMGRHLRTSMPHDVTRPIVMDAHVRQHGAYRFVYSLPLGAEELFVEDTYYADEPVLDRNALSGRIDRYCERAGWHGDILGGETGVLPVITGGDFAAYRRDLGPPGVVRAGARGGFVHPLTSYTLPFAVANALALAREARLPGEQLAALFDKRARDHWRAMRFYRSLGRMLFDAARPEERYRVFERFYRLREPLVERFYAGRTTRLDKLRILSGKPPVPVFAAIRALLGKGRPLVHERSP
- a CDS encoding MipA/OmpV family protein, giving the protein MKSLFAATGSLALICATPALAQNVEALPEGGEDVVYDDTWISIGAGAVYSPSYDGSDDYVVSAIPIIQGKIGGVRISPRPGGAALDFVNDDSDGAKISAGVAAKLNRNRASQIEDEVVLSYGELDTAFEVGPTIGVSLPGVLNPYDSLSFNIDTLWDVAGAHDGMTVNPSVTYFTPVSRGAAISLSVSGTYVDDDYAEYYYSVPAGGALPAFQADGGWNSVGVNLLTGIDLDGDLTNGGLALIALGGYSRQLGDSKRTPFTAIRGSADQWMGALGIGYTF